Proteins encoded together in one Cicer arietinum cultivar CDC Frontier isolate Library 1 chromosome 4, Cicar.CDCFrontier_v2.0, whole genome shotgun sequence window:
- the LOC101502862 gene encoding F-actin-capping protein subunit beta: MEAAMGLMRRIPPKHTETALSALLSLMPHXXSDLLSQVDQPLQVLCDVDCGKEFILCEYNRDADSYRSPWSNKYHPPLEDGSLPSSKLRKLEIEANEIFAIYRDQYYEGGISSVYMWEDENEGFVACFLIKKDGSKTGQGRRGYLEEGAWDAIHVIEVGPEEEEITNYRLTSTVMLTLTTNNESSGTFSLSGSIRRQMSMKLSVAEGHLCNMGRMIEEMESKLRNSLDQVYFGKTREMVCTLRPPTEVAQMRMPES; the protein is encoded by the exons ATGGAAGCTGCGATGGGACTGATGCGGAGGATTCCGCCGAAGCACACAGAAACAGCTCTCTCCGCCCTTCTCAGTCTTATGCCTCAC NNNNCTTCCGATCTCCTCTCTCAAGTCGATCAACCCCTCCag GTTTTGTGCGATGTGGACTGTGGGAAGGAGTTCATATTGTGTGAATATAACAGAGATGCAGACTCTTACAG ATCACCTTGGTCGAATAAATACCATCCACCATTAGAAGATGGGTCGCTTCCTTCTTCAAAGTTGAGGAAGCTTGAAATTGAAGCAAATGAGATATTTGCTATATATCGTGACCA ATATTATGAAGGTGGCATTTCATCAGTTTATATgtgggaagatgaaaatgaaggttTCGTAGCTTGCTTTCTAATAAAGAAAG ATGGCTCAAAGACAGGGCAAGGTCGACGGGGATATCTAGAGGAAGGAGCGTGGGATGCCATACATGTTATTGAG GTGGGAccagaggaagaagaaatcaCCAATTATCGGCTGACCAGTACAGTTATGTTGACTTTGACTACAAATAATGAGTCGTCAGGAACTTTTAGTTTGTCTGGATCAATTAGACGTCAG ATGAGTATGAAGCTATCTGTTGCTGAAGGACATCTTTGTAACATGGGAAGGATGATTGAAGAAATGGAGAGTAAGCTGAGGAACTCACTTGATCAG GTATACTTTGGTAAAACAAGAGAAATGGTTTGCACACTAAGACCACCAACAGAAGTGGCGCAGATGAGAATGCCTGAGAGCTGA
- the LOC101503184 gene encoding uncharacterized protein isoform X2: MATQVSCDVDYVTTLQARVKELEAENANLLSRLADCHCSKIEKKLYGHDGKATEPKKANKKSKEKIEKKPGYNTRFMSNHSKRYVALKVMYFGKRFYGFASEAQMQPTVESEIFQALEEARLLVGDKKESQYSRCGRTDKGVSSVGQVIALFLRSRLKISGVNNGSSGDIVLEEQHGEIDYVRVLNRVLPNDIRILGWCPVPVDFHARFSCLSREYKYFFWKENLNILAMESAGTKFLGEHDFRNFCKMDAANVHNYMRRITMFKISPTDVSYDGNQLWAIKIKGSAFLWHQVRCMVAVLFLVGKGLESPDITDLLLDTNRIPRKPQYTMASEVPLVLQSCEFKDVKFMCSSEAGEALHSHLVNECKIYQLQAAIFHEAILNSVPPLHDQILPAVRESKKKASHIPLMSRPTEPSYEERRAKLNSCT, from the exons ATGGCGACGCAAGTGAGCTGCGATGTTGACTACGTAACCACCTTACAAGCCAGGGTCAAG GAATTAGAAGCGGAGAATGCAAATCTTTTATCTCGACTTGCTGATTGCCATTGCTCTAAG ATAGAGAAAAAGTTATATGGTCATGATGGGAAAGCCACGGAACCGAAAAAAGCCAACAAGAAATCAAAAGAGAAGATAGAGAAAAAGCCAG GCTATAACACAAGGTTTATGAGTAATCATAGCAAGAGATATGTAGCTTTAAAAGTCATGTACTTTGGAAAAAG GTTCTATGGTTTTGCTTCAGAGGCACAAATGCAACCAACTGTAGAG TCTGAAATTTTTCAAGCTCTTGAAGAAGCAAGGCTATTGGTTGGTGATAAGAAGGAGTCACAGTATTCGAGATGTGGTAGAACAGACAAAGGGGTTTCCTCAGTTGGACAA GTAATAGCTCTTTTTCTAAGATCAAGGCTCAAAATATCTGGAGTAAATAATGGGAGTTCTGGAGATATTGTTTTAGAAGAACAACACG GAGAAATTGATTATGTGAGGGTACTAAATCGAGTCCTTCCCAATGACATTCGAATTCTCGGCTGGTGCCCTGTTCCTGTGGATTTCCATGCAAG GTTTAGCTGTTTAAGCAGGGagtataagtattttttttggaaagaaaatttGAATATCCTG GCTATGGAGAGTGCTGGAACAAAGTTTCTAGGAGAACATGACTTTAGAAACTTCTGTAAAATGGATGCAGCTAATGTGCACAACTACATGCGGCGCATCACAATGTTTAAGATTTCTCCAACAGATGTGAG TTATGATGGTAATCAACTTTGGGCAATTAAAATCAAAGGTAGTGCTTTTTTATGGCATCAGGTTCGCTGCATGGTTGCTGTTCTCTTCTTGGTTGGCAAAGGTCTTGAATCTCCAGAT ATTACCGATTTGCTACTGGACACTAACAGAATCCCCAGAAAACCCCAATACACTATGGCTTCAGAGGTTCCTTTGGTTCTTCAGTCCTGTGAATTTAAGGATGTCAAGTTTATGTGTTCATCAG AGGCGGGAGAAGCGCTGCACTCACACTTGGTTAACGAATGCAAAATTTACCAGCTTCAAGCTGCAATCTTTCACGAAGCTATTCTTAATAGTGTGCCTCCATTACATG ATCAAATTCTGCCTGCAGTTCGAGAATCCAAGAAGAAAGCCTCTCATATCCCTCTCATGTCACGACCAACTGAGC CATCTTATGAAGAACGACGCGCCAAACTCAACTCGTGTACATGA
- the LOC101503184 gene encoding uncharacterized protein isoform X4: MATQVSCDVDYVTTLQARVKELEAENANLLSRLADCHCSKIEKKLYGHDGKATEPKKANKKSKEKIEKKPGYNTRFMSNHSKRYVALKVMYFGKRFYGFASEAQMQPTVESEIFQALEEARLLVGDKKESQYSRCGRTDKGVSSVGQVIALFLRSRLKISGVNNGSSGDIVLEEQHGEIDYVRVLNRVLPNDIRILGWCPVPVDFHASYDGNQLWAIKIKGSAFLWHQVRCMVAVLFLVGKGLESPDITDLLLDTNRIPRKPQYTMASEVPLVLQSCEFKDVKFMCSSEAGEALHSHLVNECKIYQLQAAIFHEAILNSVPPLHDQILPAVRESKKKASHIPLMSRPTEPSYEERRAKLNSCT; this comes from the exons ATGGCGACGCAAGTGAGCTGCGATGTTGACTACGTAACCACCTTACAAGCCAGGGTCAAG GAATTAGAAGCGGAGAATGCAAATCTTTTATCTCGACTTGCTGATTGCCATTGCTCTAAG ATAGAGAAAAAGTTATATGGTCATGATGGGAAAGCCACGGAACCGAAAAAAGCCAACAAGAAATCAAAAGAGAAGATAGAGAAAAAGCCAG GCTATAACACAAGGTTTATGAGTAATCATAGCAAGAGATATGTAGCTTTAAAAGTCATGTACTTTGGAAAAAG GTTCTATGGTTTTGCTTCAGAGGCACAAATGCAACCAACTGTAGAG TCTGAAATTTTTCAAGCTCTTGAAGAAGCAAGGCTATTGGTTGGTGATAAGAAGGAGTCACAGTATTCGAGATGTGGTAGAACAGACAAAGGGGTTTCCTCAGTTGGACAA GTAATAGCTCTTTTTCTAAGATCAAGGCTCAAAATATCTGGAGTAAATAATGGGAGTTCTGGAGATATTGTTTTAGAAGAACAACACG GAGAAATTGATTATGTGAGGGTACTAAATCGAGTCCTTCCCAATGACATTCGAATTCTCGGCTGGTGCCCTGTTCCTGTGGATTTCCATGCAAG TTATGATGGTAATCAACTTTGGGCAATTAAAATCAAAGGTAGTGCTTTTTTATGGCATCAGGTTCGCTGCATGGTTGCTGTTCTCTTCTTGGTTGGCAAAGGTCTTGAATCTCCAGAT ATTACCGATTTGCTACTGGACACTAACAGAATCCCCAGAAAACCCCAATACACTATGGCTTCAGAGGTTCCTTTGGTTCTTCAGTCCTGTGAATTTAAGGATGTCAAGTTTATGTGTTCATCAG AGGCGGGAGAAGCGCTGCACTCACACTTGGTTAACGAATGCAAAATTTACCAGCTTCAAGCTGCAATCTTTCACGAAGCTATTCTTAATAGTGTGCCTCCATTACATG ATCAAATTCTGCCTGCAGTTCGAGAATCCAAGAAGAAAGCCTCTCATATCCCTCTCATGTCACGACCAACTGAGC CATCTTATGAAGAACGACGCGCCAAACTCAACTCGTGTACATGA
- the LOC101503184 gene encoding uncharacterized protein isoform X1, translating into MATQVSCDVDYVTTLQARVKELEAENANLLSRLADCHCSKIEKKLYGHDGKATEPKKANKKSKEKIEKKPGYNTRFMSNHSKRYVALKVMYFGKRFYGFASEAQMQPTVESEIFQALEEARLLVGDKKESQYSRCGRTDKGVSSVGQVIALFLRSRLKISGVNNGSSGDIVLEEQHEGEIDYVRVLNRVLPNDIRILGWCPVPVDFHARFSCLSREYKYFFWKENLNILAMESAGTKFLGEHDFRNFCKMDAANVHNYMRRITMFKISPTDVSYDGNQLWAIKIKGSAFLWHQVRCMVAVLFLVGKGLESPDITDLLLDTNRIPRKPQYTMASEVPLVLQSCEFKDVKFMCSSEAGEALHSHLVNECKIYQLQAAIFHEAILNSVPPLHDQILPAVRESKKKASHIPLMSRPTEPSYEERRAKLNSCT; encoded by the exons ATGGCGACGCAAGTGAGCTGCGATGTTGACTACGTAACCACCTTACAAGCCAGGGTCAAG GAATTAGAAGCGGAGAATGCAAATCTTTTATCTCGACTTGCTGATTGCCATTGCTCTAAG ATAGAGAAAAAGTTATATGGTCATGATGGGAAAGCCACGGAACCGAAAAAAGCCAACAAGAAATCAAAAGAGAAGATAGAGAAAAAGCCAG GCTATAACACAAGGTTTATGAGTAATCATAGCAAGAGATATGTAGCTTTAAAAGTCATGTACTTTGGAAAAAG GTTCTATGGTTTTGCTTCAGAGGCACAAATGCAACCAACTGTAGAG TCTGAAATTTTTCAAGCTCTTGAAGAAGCAAGGCTATTGGTTGGTGATAAGAAGGAGTCACAGTATTCGAGATGTGGTAGAACAGACAAAGGGGTTTCCTCAGTTGGACAA GTAATAGCTCTTTTTCTAAGATCAAGGCTCAAAATATCTGGAGTAAATAATGGGAGTTCTGGAGATATTGTTTTAGAAGAACAACACG AAGGAGAAATTGATTATGTGAGGGTACTAAATCGAGTCCTTCCCAATGACATTCGAATTCTCGGCTGGTGCCCTGTTCCTGTGGATTTCCATGCAAG GTTTAGCTGTTTAAGCAGGGagtataagtattttttttggaaagaaaatttGAATATCCTG GCTATGGAGAGTGCTGGAACAAAGTTTCTAGGAGAACATGACTTTAGAAACTTCTGTAAAATGGATGCAGCTAATGTGCACAACTACATGCGGCGCATCACAATGTTTAAGATTTCTCCAACAGATGTGAG TTATGATGGTAATCAACTTTGGGCAATTAAAATCAAAGGTAGTGCTTTTTTATGGCATCAGGTTCGCTGCATGGTTGCTGTTCTCTTCTTGGTTGGCAAAGGTCTTGAATCTCCAGAT ATTACCGATTTGCTACTGGACACTAACAGAATCCCCAGAAAACCCCAATACACTATGGCTTCAGAGGTTCCTTTGGTTCTTCAGTCCTGTGAATTTAAGGATGTCAAGTTTATGTGTTCATCAG AGGCGGGAGAAGCGCTGCACTCACACTTGGTTAACGAATGCAAAATTTACCAGCTTCAAGCTGCAATCTTTCACGAAGCTATTCTTAATAGTGTGCCTCCATTACATG ATCAAATTCTGCCTGCAGTTCGAGAATCCAAGAAGAAAGCCTCTCATATCCCTCTCATGTCACGACCAACTGAGC CATCTTATGAAGAACGACGCGCCAAACTCAACTCGTGTACATGA
- the LOC101503184 gene encoding uncharacterized protein isoform X3, translated as MATQVSCDVDYVTTLQARVKELEAENANLLSRLADCHCSKIEKKLYGHDGKATEPKKANKKSKEKIEKKPGYNTRFMSNHSKRYVALKVMYFGKRFYGFASEAQMQPTVESEIFQALEEARLLVGDKKESQYSRCGRTDKGVSSVGQVIALFLRSRLKISGVNNGSSGDIVLEEQHEGEIDYVRVLNRVLPNDIRILGWCPVPVDFHASYDGNQLWAIKIKGSAFLWHQVRCMVAVLFLVGKGLESPDITDLLLDTNRIPRKPQYTMASEVPLVLQSCEFKDVKFMCSSEAGEALHSHLVNECKIYQLQAAIFHEAILNSVPPLHDQILPAVRESKKKASHIPLMSRPTEPSYEERRAKLNSCT; from the exons ATGGCGACGCAAGTGAGCTGCGATGTTGACTACGTAACCACCTTACAAGCCAGGGTCAAG GAATTAGAAGCGGAGAATGCAAATCTTTTATCTCGACTTGCTGATTGCCATTGCTCTAAG ATAGAGAAAAAGTTATATGGTCATGATGGGAAAGCCACGGAACCGAAAAAAGCCAACAAGAAATCAAAAGAGAAGATAGAGAAAAAGCCAG GCTATAACACAAGGTTTATGAGTAATCATAGCAAGAGATATGTAGCTTTAAAAGTCATGTACTTTGGAAAAAG GTTCTATGGTTTTGCTTCAGAGGCACAAATGCAACCAACTGTAGAG TCTGAAATTTTTCAAGCTCTTGAAGAAGCAAGGCTATTGGTTGGTGATAAGAAGGAGTCACAGTATTCGAGATGTGGTAGAACAGACAAAGGGGTTTCCTCAGTTGGACAA GTAATAGCTCTTTTTCTAAGATCAAGGCTCAAAATATCTGGAGTAAATAATGGGAGTTCTGGAGATATTGTTTTAGAAGAACAACACG AAGGAGAAATTGATTATGTGAGGGTACTAAATCGAGTCCTTCCCAATGACATTCGAATTCTCGGCTGGTGCCCTGTTCCTGTGGATTTCCATGCAAG TTATGATGGTAATCAACTTTGGGCAATTAAAATCAAAGGTAGTGCTTTTTTATGGCATCAGGTTCGCTGCATGGTTGCTGTTCTCTTCTTGGTTGGCAAAGGTCTTGAATCTCCAGAT ATTACCGATTTGCTACTGGACACTAACAGAATCCCCAGAAAACCCCAATACACTATGGCTTCAGAGGTTCCTTTGGTTCTTCAGTCCTGTGAATTTAAGGATGTCAAGTTTATGTGTTCATCAG AGGCGGGAGAAGCGCTGCACTCACACTTGGTTAACGAATGCAAAATTTACCAGCTTCAAGCTGCAATCTTTCACGAAGCTATTCTTAATAGTGTGCCTCCATTACATG ATCAAATTCTGCCTGCAGTTCGAGAATCCAAGAAGAAAGCCTCTCATATCCCTCTCATGTCACGACCAACTGAGC CATCTTATGAAGAACGACGCGCCAAACTCAACTCGTGTACATGA
- the LOC101502547 gene encoding very-long-chain aldehyde decarbonylase GL1-9-like: MVFWEGYVSDEVMGTFAPIVIYWIYAGFYHLLPSLDSYRLHTMRDEEKKNLVPFKAVVKGVLLQQLVQAVVALTLLTTTSNASGVTVQPSITKQILQIVIAMFVMDTWQYFVHRYMHQNKFLYRHIHSQHHRLVVPYAIGALYNHPIEGLLLDTVGGAISFLASGMTSRTAVIFFCFAVVKTVDDHCGLWLPGNIFHLFFQNNTAYHDIHHQLQGLKYNYSQPFFPIWDKLLGTYMPFNLVKRPEGGFEARPSKD; encoded by the exons ATGGTTTTCTGGGAAGGATATGTGAGTGATGAAGTGATGGGAACATTTGCCCCTATTGTGATATATTGGATATATGCTGGATTTTATCACTTGCTTCCATCTTTAGATAGTTATCGGCTGCATACTATGAGAGACGAGGAAAAAAAGAATTTGGTGCCTTTTAAAGCAGTTGTGAAGGGTGTTTTGCTTCAGCAGCTTGTTCAGGCAGTTGTTGCACTCACCTTG TTGACGACAACGTCAAACGCATCTGGGGTGACGGTGCAGCCTTCTATCACCAAGCAAATTCTTCAGATCGTTATTGCGATGTTTGTAATGGATACATGGCAGTACTTTGTGCATCGGTACATGCATCAGAACAAGTTTCTATACCGCCATATCCACTCCCAACATCATAGATTAGTTGTTCCTTATGCAATAGGAGCTCTTTACAATCACCCCATCGAGGGTCTTCTACTCGATACTGTTGGTGGAGCCATCTCGTTTCTTGCCTCCGGGATGACATCGAGAACAGCCGTCATATTCTTCTGCTTTGCTGTTGTGAAAACCGTTGACGACCACTGTGGACTGTGGTTACCTGGCAACATCTTCCATTTATTTTTCCAGAATAACACGGCGTATCATGACATTCATCATCAACTACAAGGACTGAAATACAATTATTCGCAGCCGTTCTTTCCCATATGGGATAAACTTCTCGGGACATACATGCCTTTCAATCTTGTAAAGCGGCCCGAAGGAGGGTTTGAGGCAAGGCCTTCAAAGGACTAG